In the Limanda limanda chromosome 10, fLimLim1.1, whole genome shotgun sequence genome, one interval contains:
- the nxf1a gene encoding nuclear RNA export factor 1, with protein sequence MADSGHYYNEHDDRTGPQFRNRKGRGPHKGRSYDRSRRDRPRGGHQPGFAGPGPRSRLDDIDGDVTMGEGSQDNGSQHRFNPYGKTGRKGEGRFDRDRRGRGRGGGGGFRGGDRGGGSGGGGGRNQSGWSKVTIPHGRKYDKKWLMTALQDICSIPFTAVQYHVDHDRAHFYVDDPSASIALRKCSHKIIDTDGYKVEVHVNSHSPPSFLQADLKPEHLEHLKQCMAKRFDGSQQALDLNNIRTDPDLVSHKVEVTLNRKTHMEAVITIIEGNIPELTSLNLSNNRIHKLDELSELVSKVPNLKTLNLSHNELKSDRELDKVKGLKLVELWLNRNPLCLYFKDQASYISAVRQRFPRLLKLDGNDLPPPIGFDVETPTTIPACKGSCFGSDEIKVLILRFLQQYYSIYDSGNRQPLLDAYHDGASLSMTTPYSTQNPSRSSLGEYHKDTRNLKRIKDTTMRFRLLKHTRLNVVAFINELPKTQHDIASFNVDVNTYTNTLLSFTVSGVFKEVAVDGKSRDSTMAFSRVFITVPAGGSGLCIVNDQLFIRMATTEEIRRAFVAPAPTPSSSPVPTLTAPQQEMLTAFSQKSGMNLEWSQKCLQDNEWDFNRAAQIFTQLKADGNIPDVAFNK encoded by the exons ATGGCCGATAGCGGACATTACTACAACG AGCACGATGATAGAACCGGACCACAATTTCGTAATCGCAAAGGCCGAGGCCCTCACAAGGGACGGTCGTATGACAGATCTCGCCGAGACCGCCCGCGGGGAGGCCATCAACCTGGCTTTGCAGGTCCAGGTCCACGGTCTAGGCTTGATGACATTGATGGAGATGTAACTATGGGTGAAGGCTCTCAAGACAACGGCTCCCAACACAGATT CAACCCATATGGGAAAACTGGTCGAAAAGGAGAAGGACGATTTGACCGAGACAGGCGAGGAAGAGgtagaggtggaggtggtggctTCAGAGGAGGAGACCGAGGTGGAGGAAGcggcggtggaggaggaagaaaccaGTCAGGCTGGTCTAAAGTAACA ATACCACACGGAAGAAAATATGACAAGAAATGGTTAATGACCGCTCTTCAGGACATCTGTTCAATTCCCTTCACCGCTGTACAG TACCACGTCGACCACGACAGAGCCCATTTCTATGTGGATGATCCCTCTGCGTCTATCGCTTTACGCAAATGTTCTCACAAGATTATAGACACAGATGGTTATAAG GTTGAGGTTCATGTAAACTCCCACTCTCCACCGTCCTTCCTCCAAGCTGACCTGAAGCCTGAACACTTGGAGCACCTGAAG CAATGTATGGCAAAACGTTTTGATGGCTCCCAGCAAGCACTTGACTTGAACAACATCCGAACAGACCCAG ACTTGGTGTCCCACAAAGTGGAAGTCACCTTGAATCGGAAGACGCACATGGAAGCTGTCATTACTATTATTGAAGGAAACATTCCAGAG CTGACTTCGTTGAACCTGAGCAACAACCGTATCCACAAACTGGATGAGCTCTCTGAATTGGTTTCCAAGGTGCCTAATCTGAAGACTCTCAACCTTTCCCACAACGAG CTCAAGTCTGATCGGGAGCTGGACAAGGTGAAAGGCCTGAAGCTGGTGGAGCTGTGGCTGAACAGGAACCCTCTGTGTCTGTACTTCAAGGACCAGGCCTCATACATCAG TGCTGTGCGGCAGAGGTTTCCCCGGCTTCTCAAACTG gatgGTAACGATCTCCCCCCACCCATTGGATTTGATGTGGAAACACCCACCACTATCCCAGCGTGCAAG GGCAGCTGTTTTGGATCTGATGAAATCAAGGTTCTCATCCTTCGCTTTTTACAACA GTACTACAGCATATACGACTCTGGGAACAGACAGCCGCTCCTTGATGCTTATCATGATGGAGCATCGTTATCCATGACAACACCTTACTCCACCCAGAACCCCTCCAG GAGCAGTCTGGGAGAATATCACAAAGACACTCGAAACCTGAAAAGGATCAAAGATACAA CAATGAGGTTTCGACTACTGAAGCACACGCGACTGAATGTGGTTGCTTTCATCAACGAGTTGCCCAAAACCCAGCACGACATCGCCTCCTTTAACGTCGATGTAAACACCTACACA AACACTCTGCTGTCATTCACTGTGAGTGGTGTCTTCAAAGAAG TTGCTGTTGACGGTAAATCCCGAGACTCCACCATGGCCTTCTCTCGAGTTTTCATCACAGTCCCAGCAGGGGGTTCTGG TTTGTGCATCGTGAACGACCAGCTTTTTATCCGAATGGCCACAACAGAGGAGATCCGCCGCGCCTTTGTAGCTCCCGCCCCAACTCCATCTTCCAGCCCCGTCCCCACCCTCACCGCACCGCAGCAGGAGATGCTCACAGCCTTCTCACAGAAGTCTGGCATGAACCTTGAATGGTCTCAAAA GTGCCTGCAAGACAACGAGTGGGATTTCAACAGAGCGGCACAGATCTTCACTCAGTTAAAG gCGGATGGCAATATCCCTGATGTTGCGTTCAACAAATGA